One Setaria italica strain Yugu1 chromosome I, Setaria_italica_v2.0, whole genome shotgun sequence DNA window includes the following coding sequences:
- the LOC101774351 gene encoding protein STRUBBELIG-RECEPTOR FAMILY 3 isoform X1, producing MGAGRGRRFRPGVPVLVLLLIAAAALPRRALAVTDAADVSAINGLYVALESPKLPGWSASGGDPCGESWQGVTCTGSSITSIVFNAANLGGQLGSLGKFTSITEINLSNNNIGGTIPEDLPATLQNFFLSDNQLTGSIPMSLSNLRSLTAMSLNGNHLDGKLPDAFDSLTGLVNLDISSNNFSGPLPPSLGSLTSLTTLHMQDNQLTGTLNVLQDLPLKDLNVENNMFSGPIPQNLLNIPNFKNDGNPFNTSTTPSTSPSSTPTGSTPTSTPTQTPSSSSGAPPPSSTASNSSGSTARDSSSPSSKKHKSSTLRTVGYVLLAIVLFIVIVLLVIFCLSKYQERQERREYSTSQLGRVRQRVEEPKIKQASVQSTNDAKKGSAENPDRKKPREINLTVPGSAENSDRKKPREINLTVPAALEKPPEKRKEHVINLERTESEIFATAPPPPPPPPPPPPPPLPPPLPPTPSPPSPPPVEKVTVNPIVRPEKRVSTPPRTGPSTSATSFSVASLQQYTNSFEEQNLIRESRLGKVYLAELPEGKLLEVMKIDNANGRIPVDDFLELVARISDIRHPNILELVGYCAEYEQRLLVYNHFSRKTLHDVLHEREDQDDALSWNARLQVALHAAKALEYLHDTCEPPVVHQNFEPANVLLDNRCSVRVAECGLAELMLSGSVIQLSGRMRALLNYEAPEIHESGPFTDRSDVYSFGVVMLELLTGRRPYDSSRPRAEQHLVRWAGSQLHDIESISKMVDPAIRGECSEIQLSRFAYIISQCIQTEPECRPAMSAIVQYLARIVDATGEDLE from the exons ATGGGGgcggggcgcggccggcgcttCCGGCCCGGGGTTCCGGTCCTCGTCCTGCTGCTGATCGCCGCTGCGGCATTGCCGCGCCGGGCGCTCGCGGTCACCGACGCCGCCGACG TTTCTGCTATAAATGGACTTTATGTTGCACTTGAATCACCAAAGCTGCCTGGATGGTCTGCAAGTGGTGGAGATCCCTGTGGTGAGAGTTGGCAGGGTGTCACATGTACTGGCTCAAGTATAACCTCAAT AGTTTTCAATGCTGCGAATTTAGGAGGACAGCTAGGCAGCCTGGGGAAATTCACATCAATAACTGAAAT AAATCTTAGCAACAATAATATCGGTGGAACTATACCGGAAGATCTACCTGCCACACTGCAGAATTT CTTTCTCTCAGATAACCAACTCACTGGAAGCATCCCAATGTCATTATCAAACCTCCGCAGTCTAACAGCCAT GTCACTGAATGGTAACCATCTAGATGGAAAATTGCCAGATGCATTTGATTCACTAACGGGACTTGTAAATCT GGATATTTCTTCCAACAACTTCAGTGGTCCATTACCACCTTCATTGGGGAGCTTGACATCACTGACTACATT GCACATGCAAGATAATCAACTAACTGGAACCCTTAATGTGTTGCAGGATCTCCCTCTCAAAGATTT AAATGTAGAGAATAATATGTTCTCTGGGCCAATTCCTCAAAATCTGCTGAACATACCAAATTTCAA AAATGATGGGAATCCATTTAATACCAGCACAACTCCCTCTACTTCACCCTCTTCGACACCTACTGGCTCTACACCAACATCAACACCAACACAAACACCATCATCCTCTTCAGGAGCTCCTCCACCATCTAGTACAGCGTCAAACTCCAGTGGATCTACTGCACGAGATAGCAGCTCTCCATCATCCAAGAAGCACAAGTCTTCAACCCTAAGAACTGTTGGATATGTTCTTCTTGCCATCGTGCTATTCATAGTTATAGTGCTGCTGGTGATATTTTGCCTGTCCAAGTACCAAGAGAGGCAAGAGAGACGTGAGTATTCCACAAGTCAATTAGGGAGGGTGCGTCAGAGGGTTGAGGAACCAAAAATCAAGCAAGCTTCGGTGCAGTCAACAAACGATGCCAAAAAAG GTTCAGCTGAAAATCCTGATAGAAAGAAGCCTCGTGAAATAAATTTAACAGTACCAG GTTCAGCTGAAAATTCTGATAGAAAGAAGCCTCGTGAAATAAATTTAACAGTACCAG CTGCCCTTGAGAAGCCTCctgaaaagagaaaagagcaTGTAATTAATTTGGAGCGAACAGAATCAGAGATCTTTGCTAcagcacctccaccacctccacctccacctccacctcctcctcctcccctgccgccgccgctgccaccaacaccatcaccaccatcaccacctcCTGTTGAAAAAGTAACTGTAAATCCCATTGTCAGGCCAGAAAAAAGAGTTAGCACTCCGCCAAGGACTGGTCCCTCAACATCTGCGACATCCTTTTCTGTTGCATCACTTCAGCAATATACAAATAGCTTCGAGGAGCAAAATTTGATAAGGGAGAGTAGGTTGGGAAAAGTGTATCTGGCAGAACTTCCTGAAGGCAAA TTACTGGAAGTTATGAAGATTGACAATGCTAATGGAAGAATACCAGTAGATGACTTTCTAGAGCTGGTTGCTCGTATATCAGATATTAGACACCCTAACATTCTCGAGCTTGTTGGATACTGTGCTGAGTATGAACAGAGGTTACTTGTCTATAACCACTTCAGTAGAAAAACACTACATGATGTACTGCATGAAAGggaagatcaagatgatgcattATCCTGGAATGCTCGCCTCCAGGTTGCTCTTCATGCAGCAAAAGCCTTAGA GTATCTCCATGACACCTGTGAACCTCCAGTAGTGCACCAGAATTTTGAACCAGCCAACGTGCTCCTTGACAATAGATGCTCAGTACGTGTCGCTGAATGTGGACTGGCAGAATTGATGTTGTCAGGTTCTGTTATACAG CTCTCAGGTCGCATGCGGGCTCTACTCAATTATGAAGCACCTGAAATCCACGAATCTGGGCCTTTTACCGATCGAAGTGATGTTTATAGTTTTGGTGTGGTGATGCTAGAACTTCTCACTGGCCGTAGACCATATGACAG TTCCCGTCCACGTGCTGAACAACATCTTGTAAGATGGGCTGGTTCTCAGCTTCATGACATTGAATCCATATCAAAGATGGTCGATCCTGCTATTCGAGGAGAGTGTTCTGAGATACAGTTGTCACGTTTTGCATACATCATCAGTCAATGCATTCAG ACGGAACCGGAGTGCAGGCCGGCAATGTCTGCAATCGTCCAATACCTAGCTAGGATTGTAGATGCTACTGGTGAGGATTTGGAGTGA
- the LOC101774351 gene encoding protein STRUBBELIG-RECEPTOR FAMILY 3 isoform X2 — translation MGAGRGRRFRPGVPVLVLLLIAAAALPRRALAVTDAADVSAINGLYVALESPKLPGWSASGGDPCGESWQGVTCTGSSITSIVFNAANLGGQLGSLGKFTSITEINLSNNNIGGTIPEDLPATLQNFFLSDNQLTGSIPMSLSNLRSLTAMSLNGNHLDGKLPDAFDSLTGLVNLDISSNNFSGPLPPSLGSLTSLTTLHMQDNQLTGTLNVLQDLPLKDLNVENNMFSGPIPQNLLNIPNFKNDGNPFNTSTTPSTSPSSTPTGSTPTSTPTQTPSSSSGAPPPSSTASNSSGSTARDSSSPSSKKHKSSTLRTVGYVLLAIVLFIVIVLLVIFCLSKYQERQERREYSTSQLGRVRQRVEEPKIKQASVQSTNDAKKGSAENPDRKKPREINLTVPAALEKPPEKRKEHVINLERTESEIFATAPPPPPPPPPPPPPPLPPPLPPTPSPPSPPPVEKVTVNPIVRPEKRVSTPPRTGPSTSATSFSVASLQQYTNSFEEQNLIRESRLGKVYLAELPEGKLLEVMKIDNANGRIPVDDFLELVARISDIRHPNILELVGYCAEYEQRLLVYNHFSRKTLHDVLHEREDQDDALSWNARLQVALHAAKALEYLHDTCEPPVVHQNFEPANVLLDNRCSVRVAECGLAELMLSGSVIQLSGRMRALLNYEAPEIHESGPFTDRSDVYSFGVVMLELLTGRRPYDSSRPRAEQHLVRWAGSQLHDIESISKMVDPAIRGECSEIQLSRFAYIISQCIQTEPECRPAMSAIVQYLARIVDATGEDLE, via the exons ATGGGGgcggggcgcggccggcgcttCCGGCCCGGGGTTCCGGTCCTCGTCCTGCTGCTGATCGCCGCTGCGGCATTGCCGCGCCGGGCGCTCGCGGTCACCGACGCCGCCGACG TTTCTGCTATAAATGGACTTTATGTTGCACTTGAATCACCAAAGCTGCCTGGATGGTCTGCAAGTGGTGGAGATCCCTGTGGTGAGAGTTGGCAGGGTGTCACATGTACTGGCTCAAGTATAACCTCAAT AGTTTTCAATGCTGCGAATTTAGGAGGACAGCTAGGCAGCCTGGGGAAATTCACATCAATAACTGAAAT AAATCTTAGCAACAATAATATCGGTGGAACTATACCGGAAGATCTACCTGCCACACTGCAGAATTT CTTTCTCTCAGATAACCAACTCACTGGAAGCATCCCAATGTCATTATCAAACCTCCGCAGTCTAACAGCCAT GTCACTGAATGGTAACCATCTAGATGGAAAATTGCCAGATGCATTTGATTCACTAACGGGACTTGTAAATCT GGATATTTCTTCCAACAACTTCAGTGGTCCATTACCACCTTCATTGGGGAGCTTGACATCACTGACTACATT GCACATGCAAGATAATCAACTAACTGGAACCCTTAATGTGTTGCAGGATCTCCCTCTCAAAGATTT AAATGTAGAGAATAATATGTTCTCTGGGCCAATTCCTCAAAATCTGCTGAACATACCAAATTTCAA AAATGATGGGAATCCATTTAATACCAGCACAACTCCCTCTACTTCACCCTCTTCGACACCTACTGGCTCTACACCAACATCAACACCAACACAAACACCATCATCCTCTTCAGGAGCTCCTCCACCATCTAGTACAGCGTCAAACTCCAGTGGATCTACTGCACGAGATAGCAGCTCTCCATCATCCAAGAAGCACAAGTCTTCAACCCTAAGAACTGTTGGATATGTTCTTCTTGCCATCGTGCTATTCATAGTTATAGTGCTGCTGGTGATATTTTGCCTGTCCAAGTACCAAGAGAGGCAAGAGAGACGTGAGTATTCCACAAGTCAATTAGGGAGGGTGCGTCAGAGGGTTGAGGAACCAAAAATCAAGCAAGCTTCGGTGCAGTCAACAAACGATGCCAAAAAAG GTTCAGCTGAAAATCCTGATAGAAAGAAGCCTCGTGAAATAAATTTAACAGTACCAG CTGCCCTTGAGAAGCCTCctgaaaagagaaaagagcaTGTAATTAATTTGGAGCGAACAGAATCAGAGATCTTTGCTAcagcacctccaccacctccacctccacctccacctcctcctcctcccctgccgccgccgctgccaccaacaccatcaccaccatcaccacctcCTGTTGAAAAAGTAACTGTAAATCCCATTGTCAGGCCAGAAAAAAGAGTTAGCACTCCGCCAAGGACTGGTCCCTCAACATCTGCGACATCCTTTTCTGTTGCATCACTTCAGCAATATACAAATAGCTTCGAGGAGCAAAATTTGATAAGGGAGAGTAGGTTGGGAAAAGTGTATCTGGCAGAACTTCCTGAAGGCAAA TTACTGGAAGTTATGAAGATTGACAATGCTAATGGAAGAATACCAGTAGATGACTTTCTAGAGCTGGTTGCTCGTATATCAGATATTAGACACCCTAACATTCTCGAGCTTGTTGGATACTGTGCTGAGTATGAACAGAGGTTACTTGTCTATAACCACTTCAGTAGAAAAACACTACATGATGTACTGCATGAAAGggaagatcaagatgatgcattATCCTGGAATGCTCGCCTCCAGGTTGCTCTTCATGCAGCAAAAGCCTTAGA GTATCTCCATGACACCTGTGAACCTCCAGTAGTGCACCAGAATTTTGAACCAGCCAACGTGCTCCTTGACAATAGATGCTCAGTACGTGTCGCTGAATGTGGACTGGCAGAATTGATGTTGTCAGGTTCTGTTATACAG CTCTCAGGTCGCATGCGGGCTCTACTCAATTATGAAGCACCTGAAATCCACGAATCTGGGCCTTTTACCGATCGAAGTGATGTTTATAGTTTTGGTGTGGTGATGCTAGAACTTCTCACTGGCCGTAGACCATATGACAG TTCCCGTCCACGTGCTGAACAACATCTTGTAAGATGGGCTGGTTCTCAGCTTCATGACATTGAATCCATATCAAAGATGGTCGATCCTGCTATTCGAGGAGAGTGTTCTGAGATACAGTTGTCACGTTTTGCATACATCATCAGTCAATGCATTCAG ACGGAACCGGAGTGCAGGCCGGCAATGTCTGCAATCGTCCAATACCTAGCTAGGATTGTAGATGCTACTGGTGAGGATTTGGAGTGA
- the LOC101774351 gene encoding protein STRUBBELIG-RECEPTOR FAMILY 3 isoform X3, producing MAVSIMLYCFNRNLSNNNIGGTIPEDLPATLQNFFLSDNQLTGSIPMSLSNLRSLTAMSLNGNHLDGKLPDAFDSLTGLVNLDISSNNFSGPLPPSLGSLTSLTTLHMQDNQLTGTLNVLQDLPLKDLNVENNMFSGPIPQNLLNIPNFKNDGNPFNTSTTPSTSPSSTPTGSTPTSTPTQTPSSSSGAPPPSSTASNSSGSTARDSSSPSSKKHKSSTLRTVGYVLLAIVLFIVIVLLVIFCLSKYQERQERREYSTSQLGRVRQRVEEPKIKQASVQSTNDAKKGSAENPDRKKPREINLTVPGSAENSDRKKPREINLTVPAALEKPPEKRKEHVINLERTESEIFATAPPPPPPPPPPPPPPLPPPLPPTPSPPSPPPVEKVTVNPIVRPEKRVSTPPRTGPSTSATSFSVASLQQYTNSFEEQNLIRESRLGKVYLAELPEGKLLEVMKIDNANGRIPVDDFLELVARISDIRHPNILELVGYCAEYEQRLLVYNHFSRKTLHDVLHEREDQDDALSWNARLQVALHAAKALEYLHDTCEPPVVHQNFEPANVLLDNRCSVRVAECGLAELMLSGSVIQLSGRMRALLNYEAPEIHESGPFTDRSDVYSFGVVMLELLTGRRPYDSSRPRAEQHLVRWAGSQLHDIESISKMVDPAIRGECSEIQLSRFAYIISQCIQTEPECRPAMSAIVQYLARIVDATGEDLE from the exons ATGGCTGTGTCAATTATGTTGTACTGTTTCAACAG AAATCTTAGCAACAATAATATCGGTGGAACTATACCGGAAGATCTACCTGCCACACTGCAGAATTT CTTTCTCTCAGATAACCAACTCACTGGAAGCATCCCAATGTCATTATCAAACCTCCGCAGTCTAACAGCCAT GTCACTGAATGGTAACCATCTAGATGGAAAATTGCCAGATGCATTTGATTCACTAACGGGACTTGTAAATCT GGATATTTCTTCCAACAACTTCAGTGGTCCATTACCACCTTCATTGGGGAGCTTGACATCACTGACTACATT GCACATGCAAGATAATCAACTAACTGGAACCCTTAATGTGTTGCAGGATCTCCCTCTCAAAGATTT AAATGTAGAGAATAATATGTTCTCTGGGCCAATTCCTCAAAATCTGCTGAACATACCAAATTTCAA AAATGATGGGAATCCATTTAATACCAGCACAACTCCCTCTACTTCACCCTCTTCGACACCTACTGGCTCTACACCAACATCAACACCAACACAAACACCATCATCCTCTTCAGGAGCTCCTCCACCATCTAGTACAGCGTCAAACTCCAGTGGATCTACTGCACGAGATAGCAGCTCTCCATCATCCAAGAAGCACAAGTCTTCAACCCTAAGAACTGTTGGATATGTTCTTCTTGCCATCGTGCTATTCATAGTTATAGTGCTGCTGGTGATATTTTGCCTGTCCAAGTACCAAGAGAGGCAAGAGAGACGTGAGTATTCCACAAGTCAATTAGGGAGGGTGCGTCAGAGGGTTGAGGAACCAAAAATCAAGCAAGCTTCGGTGCAGTCAACAAACGATGCCAAAAAAG GTTCAGCTGAAAATCCTGATAGAAAGAAGCCTCGTGAAATAAATTTAACAGTACCAG GTTCAGCTGAAAATTCTGATAGAAAGAAGCCTCGTGAAATAAATTTAACAGTACCAG CTGCCCTTGAGAAGCCTCctgaaaagagaaaagagcaTGTAATTAATTTGGAGCGAACAGAATCAGAGATCTTTGCTAcagcacctccaccacctccacctccacctccacctcctcctcctcccctgccgccgccgctgccaccaacaccatcaccaccatcaccacctcCTGTTGAAAAAGTAACTGTAAATCCCATTGTCAGGCCAGAAAAAAGAGTTAGCACTCCGCCAAGGACTGGTCCCTCAACATCTGCGACATCCTTTTCTGTTGCATCACTTCAGCAATATACAAATAGCTTCGAGGAGCAAAATTTGATAAGGGAGAGTAGGTTGGGAAAAGTGTATCTGGCAGAACTTCCTGAAGGCAAA TTACTGGAAGTTATGAAGATTGACAATGCTAATGGAAGAATACCAGTAGATGACTTTCTAGAGCTGGTTGCTCGTATATCAGATATTAGACACCCTAACATTCTCGAGCTTGTTGGATACTGTGCTGAGTATGAACAGAGGTTACTTGTCTATAACCACTTCAGTAGAAAAACACTACATGATGTACTGCATGAAAGggaagatcaagatgatgcattATCCTGGAATGCTCGCCTCCAGGTTGCTCTTCATGCAGCAAAAGCCTTAGA GTATCTCCATGACACCTGTGAACCTCCAGTAGTGCACCAGAATTTTGAACCAGCCAACGTGCTCCTTGACAATAGATGCTCAGTACGTGTCGCTGAATGTGGACTGGCAGAATTGATGTTGTCAGGTTCTGTTATACAG CTCTCAGGTCGCATGCGGGCTCTACTCAATTATGAAGCACCTGAAATCCACGAATCTGGGCCTTTTACCGATCGAAGTGATGTTTATAGTTTTGGTGTGGTGATGCTAGAACTTCTCACTGGCCGTAGACCATATGACAG TTCCCGTCCACGTGCTGAACAACATCTTGTAAGATGGGCTGGTTCTCAGCTTCATGACATTGAATCCATATCAAAGATGGTCGATCCTGCTATTCGAGGAGAGTGTTCTGAGATACAGTTGTCACGTTTTGCATACATCATCAGTCAATGCATTCAG ACGGAACCGGAGTGCAGGCCGGCAATGTCTGCAATCGTCCAATACCTAGCTAGGATTGTAGATGCTACTGGTGAGGATTTGGAGTGA
- the LOC101775163 gene encoding B-box zinc finger protein 32 — MGGAGAAGKRGMRCELCGGAAAVHCAADSAFLCLRCDAKVHGANFLASRHLRRRLGAPAAAGSGASSASSASSSSCVSTADSAASPSAAAVAAARVGRKQRRRPRAEAVLEGWAKRVGFAAGPARRRAAAASRALRSLGRGVAAARVPLRVAMAAALWAEIKTSANAAGGACQGGGEAALLRRLEATAHVPARLVLTVASWMARAAAASRPTPAAAEEEEGWAECS, encoded by the coding sequence AtgggcggcgctggcgcggcgGGGAAGCGCGGGATGCGGTGCGAGCTctgcgggggcgcggcggccgtgcACTGCGCCGCGGACTCGGCGTTCCTCTGCCTGCGCTGCGACGCCAAGGTGCACGGCGCCAACTTCCTGGCGTCAAGGCACCTGAGGCGCCGCCTGGGGGCACCCGCGGCGGCCGGGTCCGGGGCGTCCTCGGCGTCGTCCGCGTCGAGCAGCTCCTGCGTGTCCACGGCCGActccgcggcgtcgccgtctgctgctgcggtggcggcggcgagggtggggcgcaagcagcggcggcggccgcgcgcggagGCGGTGCTGGAAGGGTGGGCGAAGCGGGTGGGCTTCGCGGCGGGtcccgcgcgccggcgcgccgcggcggcctcgcgcgcgcTCCGGTCGCTGGGCCGGGGCGTGGCCGCGGCCCGCGTCCCGCTCCGCGTCGCGATGGCCGCGGCGCTCTGGGCGGAGATCAAGACCTCCGCcaacgccgccggcggcgcgtgcCAGGGAGGCGGGGAGGCCGCGCTGCTCCGGCGGCTGGAGGCGACCGCACACGTGCCGGCGAGGCTGGTGCTCACCGTGGCGTCGTGgatggcgcgcgcggccgcggcgagccggccgacgcccgccgccgccgaggaggaggagggctggGCCGAGTGCTCCTAA
- the LOC101784903 gene encoding protein SHOOT GRAVITROPISM 5-like: MASSCAPTAVLPPEEAPRQQSLQMDGAATKKRRMRGTPGPDAEVVALSPPALLAGWNRWHGCEACGRGFRRPSNNLLGREAGQAQAAAPAKSRRRRVFVCPEPDCPYHAPSRALADLPTLQKHFRRKHGRHGLWECGRGPVCADCNKAHLKTCGARTQLEGYVERQDTGGASWPPPATSPPPAASGGGVVLGLATTTSTSQQQGQLHEIAASPSSDDLVVSSAMASPTAAAAATSVIAGLGASLAPPTPPARPGALNLELQLLPPVGSCAAVTRRAPPDRPSSATPWLDLSLGLGGALERDTASAAVRLMVEEAREQLLMAMAEKAAAEEAAADHLLYGGRRKFHAMAAALISEVGSYVPSIVLADAVVDYEQLNAADVLKQAIQGVDIVN, translated from the exons ATGGCGAGTTCTTGCGCGCCCACGGCCGTGCTGCcaccggaggaggcgccacggcagcaGTCGCTGCAGATGGATGGCGCCGCCACGAAGAAGCGGCGGATGCGCGGTACTCCTG GCCCGGACgcggaggtggtggcgctgtcgccgccggcgctgctggCCGGGTGGAACCGGTGGCACGGCTGCGAGGCCTGCGGGAGAGGGTTCCGGCGCCCGTCCAACAACCTGCTCGGGCGGGAGGCCGGCCAGGCCCAGGCGGCTGCGCCGGCGAAGAGCCGGAGGCGCCGGGTGTTCGTGTGCCCGGAGCCCGACTGCCCGTACCACGCCCCCTCCCGCGCGCTGGcggacctccccaccctccagAAGCATTTCCGCCGCAAGCACGGCCGCCACGGGCTGTGGGAGTGCGGCCGCGGCCCCGTTTGCGCCGACTGCAACAAGGCTCACCTCAAGACCTGCGGCGCCCGAACCCAGCTGGAGGGCTACGTCGAGCGTCAGGACACGGGTGGCGCcagctggccgccgcccgcgacgtcgccgccgccggcggcttcTGGTGGCGGTGTCGTGCTGGGCTTGGCGACGACTACCTCCACGTCGCAGCAGCAGGGTCAGTTGCATGAGATCGCAGCAAGCCCGTCCAGCGACGACCTCGTGGTGAGCTCGGCGATGGCGAgccccacggccgccgccgctgctaccAGCGTCATCGCGGGACTCGGCGCGTCGCTGGCGCCTCCAacgccgcccgcccgtcccgGCGCCCTCAACCTGGAGCTGCAGCTCTTGCCTCCGGTCGGGAGCTGCGCTGCCGTcacccgccgcgccccgccggaTCGGCCCTCTTCTGCCACTCCCTGGCTCGACCTGTCGCTCGGGCtaggcggcgcactcgagcgcgacaccgcgtcggcggcggtgaggcTGATGGTGGAGGAGGCACGGGAGCAGCTGCTGATGGCGATGGCAGAgaaggcagcggcggaggag GCTGCTGCAGATCACCTGCTATACGGCGGCCGCCGGAAGTTCCACGCCATGGCTGCCGCACTGATCTCCGAGGTGGGCAGCTACGTGCCGTCCATAGTCCTCGCCGATGCCGTGGTCGACTACGAGCAACTTAACGCCGCCGACGTGCTAAAGCAAGCCATACAAGGGGTGGACATCGTCAACTAG
- the LOC101775562 gene encoding proline-rich protein PRCC has translation MDSLLASYASSDDEADEAPPAPAPAAARGGEAGAKPPTASSGGGGGIFSSLPQPKSAALFSSLPPPKSAPAPSATRDGEAAGKPPTSSSAGGGIFSSLPQPKSAALFSSLPAPKSTPAPVPAAVPTFSSIPAPKSSTGKPKRVVQYRPQPIRQPTGDSSDDEEDDAKKRRASAAEARLPPVSAGSGPVSSFLPPPKHSLGLGSGLGAGARRSAIDTAAPERSNLGAPVPSGSIANTGAPEKPDVASDDDDSEDSGSEEDMPVPEQLEEGQEEQQGLEAAAGEQQQQGYYAAAGSTSGYEAYAWDPNYYAQYGANYGWDPSANPNYVAGAQYAASGGEQSGGYVHSHGGEHGGGYEYVAAAPYGVDYTGGYVHEVAAPTQEPVLPPEMGRIGGKRGRNDMPAQILEVDQAELMKNRPKQDTSKLTGLAFGPSYQPAPSAKGKPSKLHKRKHQIGSLYFDMKSKEMELAERRSKGILTKAETQAKYGW, from the exons ATGGACTCGCTCCTCGCCAGCTACGCCTCTTCCGACGACGAAGCCGACGAGGCCCCACCtgcccctgcccccgccgcggcccggGGCGGGGAGGCCGGCGCCAAGCcccccaccgcctcctccggtggcggcggcggaatctTCTCCTCGCTACCGCAGCCCAAGTCCGCTgctctcttctcctccctcccgccgcccaaATCTGCCCCTGCCCCCAGCGCGACCCGGGACGGTGAGGCCGCCGGGAAGccccccacctcctcctccgctggcGGCGGAATCTTCTCCTCGCTCCCGCAGCCCAAGTCCGCGgctctcttctcctccctcccggcGCCCAAATCCACCCCCgcccccgtccccgccgccgtcccgaccTTCTCCTCAATCCCGGCCCCGAAGTCCTCCACCGGAAAACCTAAGCGCGTCGTCCAGTACCGCCCGCAGCCGATCCGGCAGCCCACGGGCGACAgctccgacgacgaggaggacgacgccaaGAAgcgccgcgccagcgccgccgaggCGCGCTTGCCGCCCGTGTCTGCTGGCTCGGGGCCCGTGTCCTCGTTCCTCCCCCCACCTAAGCACTCGCTTGGGCTCGGCTCCGGCTTGGGCGCCGGCGCCAGGAGGTCGGCTATCGATACGGCTGCGCCGGAGAGGTCGAATCTCGGCGCGCCCGTGCCTTCAGGCTCCATTGCCAACACTGGAGCGCCTGAGAAGCCTGATGTCGCTTCGGATGACGACGATTCAGAGGATAGTGGCAGTGAGGAGGACATGCCTGTGCCGGAGCAGCTGGAGGAGGGGCAAGAAGAACAGCAGGGTCTCGAAGCTGCAGCTGGAGAGCAGCAACAGCAAGGCTATTATGCAGCAGCCGGGAGCACCAGTGGATATGAAGCCTATGCGTGGGATCCAAACTACTATGCTCAATATGGTGCGAATTATGGCTGGGATCCTAGTGCCAATCCAAATTATGTGGCTGGAGCACAGTATGCTGCATCTGGAGGAGAGCAAAGTGGTGGGTATGTTCATTCACACGGAGGGGAGCATGGTGGTGGATACGAGTATGTTGCGGCAGCGCCATATGGAGTAGATTATACTGGAGGGTATGTCCATGAGGTGGCAGCACCAACGCAAGAACCAGTATTGCCACCGGAGATGGGTAGGATTGGCGGGAAGAGAGGCAGGAATGATATGCCAGCGCAGATTTTAGAGGTAGATCAGGCAGAGCTGATGAAGAATCGACCTAAGCAGGATACGTCCAAGCTTACTGGACTGGCCTTTGGTCCTAGTTATCAG CCTGCCCCATCTGCGAAAGGAAAACCATCCAAGTTGCACAAAAGGAAGCACCAGATTGGTTCTCTGTACTTTGACATGAAGTCAAAGGAGATGGAGCTTGCGGAGAGGCGCTCGAAGGGCATTCTTACGAAAGCAGAAACTCAAGCAAAATATGGCTGGTGA
- the LOC101775975 gene encoding uncharacterized protein LOC101775975: protein MALRALYNEIRGMKVREVPAYLKPRLTWENVKKSADQAVDRYIEKYIETSKPDPLFHVCFGGMAFSYLVALPWERAHLAHLEEMERTGGKHH from the coding sequence ATGGCGCTGCGAGCCCTGTACAACGAGATCCGGGGCATGAAGGTCCGGGAGGTGCCGGCGTACCTGAAGCCGCGGCTCACCTGGGAGAACGTCAAGAAGAGCGCCGACCAGGCCGTCGACCGCTACATCGAGAAGTACATCGAGACGAGCAAGCCGGACCCGCTCTTCCACGTCTGCTTCGGCGGGATGGCCTTCTCCTACCTCGTCGCGCTGCCCTGGGAGCGGGCCCACCTCGCCCACCTCGAGGAGATGGAGAGGaccggcgggaagcaccactaG